A genomic segment from Petrotoga sp. 9PWA.NaAc.5.4 encodes:
- a CDS encoding Dna2/Cas4 domain-containing protein, whose protein sequence is MDEDIVTGYSVLAYTVCKREAWFVLRRFKPEQDNPYIELGRYLHKIHTKEKAKKK, encoded by the coding sequence ATGGATGAAGATATTGTAACTGGATATTCAGTTTTAGCTTATACTGTTTGCAAGAGAGAAGCCTGGTTTGTGCTGCGAAGGTTTAAGCCCGAACAAGACAATCCTTACATAGAATTAGGAAGATACTTGCATAAAATTCATACGAAGGAAAAGGCGAAAAAGAAATAA
- a CDS encoding CRISPR-associated endonuclease Cas2 yields the protein MIKKVDKVKSVNELMALEGEITEAKFEILKRQIKKITKEEEDSITWYIFESRKIFRKETFGIEKGEPQDLIF from the coding sequence ATGATAAAAAAAGTAGACAAAGTTAAAAGTGTTAATGAATTAATGGCACTTGAAGGGGAAATTACAGAAGCTAAATTTGAAATACTCAAACGCCAAATAAAAAAGATTACGAAGGAAGAAGAAGATAGTATCACTTGGTATATCTTTGAATCGAGAAAAATCTTTAGAAAAGAAACTTTTGGAATAGAAAAAGGTGAACCTCAAGATTTAATATTTTGA